Proteins found in one Agaribacterium sp. ZY112 genomic segment:
- a CDS encoding tyrosine-type recombinase/integrase gives MRNHLILKTDSECDLTFKYPHLMKGKTGDDFSDIPLICYANGSICWEATDYLLDLYDTKPNIAKSTLGTYARHLSRIIQYIEYTRLSFSDLLDSSLLGHSGLVTFLQTPKHSKNGRAADNNQVNKILNRLFSLLFYLQNKGHTTSTKIISDNPKIRAQINVTISKHRPRGTNREVSYYSHPARLESKSPGKRRPIQDDAIDTLIEAIYDFTDNEFIHQRWCCLLSVMEFTGARESEIAKITIHSVIKAKKLIDSGETAKLEIVTTKGKNKTKKRVIPIPDTVIEEIYNYILFHRNPLVSEAKNKGIISNDHGRLLTTDDGRPLSEKRIYDHFKEVRDSTYLKSTDASPHLFRHRFITKQVRNRLKIFLDEKNYYTADIESFVIKKVKLLSGHVSDSALWGYVDNAMEELNTFKEVEERVYSKSTSEAKKRKVTKMLSEARSHKSPKVKAKALDQLLEKMLMADGFKLD, from the coding sequence ATGAGAAATCATCTTATATTAAAAACAGATAGCGAGTGCGACTTAACCTTCAAATACCCTCATCTGATGAAAGGTAAGACAGGTGACGATTTCTCTGACATCCCGCTTATATGCTATGCCAACGGAAGTATCTGCTGGGAAGCAACTGACTATCTTCTGGATCTATACGACACAAAGCCCAACATAGCAAAATCCACACTGGGAACCTATGCAAGGCACTTATCAAGAATTATTCAATATATAGAATATACCAGGCTATCTTTTTCCGATTTACTCGATTCGAGCTTATTAGGGCACTCTGGGCTAGTGACGTTTCTTCAGACCCCTAAACACTCGAAGAATGGAAGAGCTGCAGATAACAACCAAGTCAACAAAATACTAAATCGATTATTCTCATTATTATTTTACTTACAGAATAAAGGACACACTACCTCCACGAAAATTATTAGTGACAACCCAAAAATTAGAGCGCAAATCAATGTCACTATTTCTAAACACCGCCCTCGCGGAACAAACAGAGAGGTTAGTTATTACAGTCATCCAGCTCGACTAGAAAGCAAATCTCCAGGCAAGCGACGACCAATCCAAGACGATGCAATCGATACATTGATAGAGGCCATATATGACTTCACTGATAACGAATTTATTCATCAACGATGGTGCTGTTTACTTTCAGTAATGGAATTTACTGGAGCAAGAGAGTCAGAAATTGCAAAAATCACAATTCATAGCGTGATAAAGGCAAAGAAACTTATTGACTCAGGAGAAACTGCGAAACTGGAAATTGTTACTACCAAGGGTAAAAATAAAACCAAAAAACGTGTGATTCCGATACCAGATACCGTCATAGAAGAAATCTACAACTATATTCTATTTCATCGTAACCCGTTGGTATCTGAGGCAAAGAATAAAGGAATAATTAGCAACGATCACGGTCGCCTACTTACTACTGACGACGGACGACCCCTAAGCGAAAAACGTATATATGACCACTTTAAAGAAGTCAGAGACAGCACATATCTAAAAAGCACAGACGCGTCACCACATCTTTTTCGCCATAGGTTTATTACTAAACAAGTTCGTAACCGATTAAAAATTTTTCTGGATGAGAAAAATTACTACACTGCAGATATCGAGAGCTTTGTGATCAAAAAGGTTAAACTTCTTTCGGGTCATGTTTCTGATTCTGCCCTGTGGGGTTATGTAGATAATGCAATGGAAGAGCTTAATACATTTAAAGAGGTGGAAGAACGGGTCTACTCAAAATCAACATCTGAAGCAAAAAAGCGTAAAGTAACCAAAATGCTATCAGAAGCCAGGTCACATAAATCACCTAAAGTAAAAGCCAAAGCTCTCGATCAATTATTAGAGAAAATGTTAATGGCTGATGGATTTAAGCTCGATTGA